In the genome of Crassostrea angulata isolate pt1a10 chromosome 6, ASM2561291v2, whole genome shotgun sequence, the window ATTAGATGGCTGAACTTGTACAATATTGGataatttcaaaaaacattCATTAACAAATTATATAGTTAACTACAACCAAAGAAATCACTCCGTTTCAGCTTGAAAGATTATGAGAGTCTCAAGTCCAAGTTCAGCTTGTACAAGCagagaaaaatgtttatttatgtttatctCAGAAAATGAAACTATTACAGAATCAATGGAGGCCTTTCTTTTACATATTGTCAAACTTTCTATAGTACAAAAAAccacaaacaaaaacataagTAAGGGAATGAACTCTTTTACTTTTTATTCACTTACCTAACTATACATGTGCTATGATCTGAAAGAATCTTTCTATTACtgtatatttttgtgtattcaACACAAATTAACATTGCAAATGCACATAAAAGGTTATCAAAGAAGTTTACCATATAAGGTTACCATACATGAGTGTACTGTAACACAATTACTACAATCAATAATgtggtacatacatgtacatacatttttctacattttataaaaaaaacattacaggATAAATCCCTATTTGTGTAAGCTGTTTTCTCTGTGTCTGTTGAAAGCAGACAGTCTGCAAAACCCGACTGAGTTCTCGGTGCATCCACTGAATGAATTGAAAGACTATTGTGGAGTAAAGCAATCCGATGAATTGATTTATTCCTTTTCTCAATCACACTTCTCCAGACTCTGTCACTGTCACGTTGGTTTTTTCAGGCAGTTTTCTGGATGTGGATAAGGAACTCCAAACTGGATGCAAAGTTTCCTCAATGTCTTTTCATATTCTTTGTTTAGTTTTGTTGCCTGTTTCAATCCAAATTTCAGATCCTCTATCTCTTCAAAGAAACCCTGGAAAATAGATATGTAAAACCTGACATGACAACATATTTCAACACATCCAGCATTTGcttaatttatattataagtAACATATTTCAAAACATCCAGCATTtgcttaatttattttataagtataattatacagttgaacttcggtaTTTCAAACACCGATTTCTCGAATACAGttgatatgtcaaagtgatttttaGGTTCTAAACAGTTAAACTTTTAGAATTCtacccttgatatctcgaatactcggatatctcgaagtttttaaccagtcccatctagttcgagataacgacgTTTGACTGTATATTCAATTTGTAAGTATATATTATACTGAATACAGTATATATACTGAATCCAGGGAATTTTTTACTCTCCCACTCTGGCCCATTTGACATTATTATTGCAAGTGTGAGTGGGCAATAAAACACAGGGGTAAAAATAACCTAGTATGAAATATATGTTGTATACTTACATAGtttacttaaacaataaaatgttttctttagtGATTCATGCGGTATATGAAGGTGGCAACCTTCATaatccgcatgaatcatcaaagaaagcattttattgtttatatttacatctttcttttaacaaattaataaattgattgttaaaagtaagttaatttaacttaattacagttaatgtacatcagtacgttagataaaagaaacagcAAAATCGTCTCTTATGGAATTTtactgacatcatcatgattattttgtgcagtccaTGGTTTTTCTTAACTCgctgaaggtttcgaccaattGATAAACGGAGCCTGTAGATTTCAGCCTGACTGTTTCTATacagctatgaattaactaaagTTTCCgaaagaaatagagggaatcatacttggtagatgtaaatatacttcTTTGCATTGACTATGAcactttattattttgttattgacgtaaatgtacatttattatatgtatacatttgataaccattttattttacatgtacatgtattatacgtATACATTTAATTACCagtttattatacatgtattatacgtATACATTAAATTACCAGTTTATTAAACATGTACTTACAAAGTCCAAACCCTTCAGCTCAGTCTTCAGTTTTTCGttttctttcttcattttttcacaCTCTTTGACTACTTTCTCATATTTCCACTTCATTCCTTCAGAATAAGATGAATTTAAACTTAATTCACAATATGGATTTTATATAAAGACAACATTCATCTCTAGGACTTTCATAAATATGGGTTTCAGAACTAAAGGGTTCTCTCAAAATCTCGCACAATATGACCAAAACATttgtatgattttatatttcatatttaaatattaattatatgaatCCCCTGTCCCCCGTTTGAGTGGCCCTGACCTGTTTTGGGGTCGTCTGTGGACACTGGTCGCTCTGCAAGCCTCCTCACTGGCTGATGGTTCATGGACTGACGCTCAAGAGACATCCGCGAGTTCTTTTCTTCCTTTAAGAGCCGCTCCAAATCTGATATTCTAatctaaaatatacatgtatcatagccTA includes:
- the LOC128190188 gene encoding centrosomal protein of 290 kDa-like, giving the protein MSFPDIHSCIQLTAENEKLKKKCWKLKVERDDLQTELSTIKHKLQREELLKNYVTTRESSTQTEGIKTWQPMIAVKKKEEPSFKADAEQTNKLLSLHNQMMRRYEKEVKMNMMHVETITDLNIRISDLERLLKEEKNSRMSLERQSMNHQPVRRLAERPVSTDDPKTGMKWKYEKVVKECEKMKKENEKLKTELKGLDFGFFEEIEDLKFGLKQATKLNKEYEKTLRKLCIQFGVPYPHPENCLKKPT